Proteins encoded in a region of the Cardiocondyla obscurior isolate alpha-2009 linkage group LG18, Cobs3.1, whole genome shotgun sequence genome:
- the LOC139109666 gene encoding uncharacterized protein: MGSSKGLLFLLTSIYVTLIRREEALLLRNNKSILLVSSYKAGKYENVTPLCKRIIGFRVYPKTLIGLKYDVRFIKKNNYLRKSKLTKMDLDTGPNHVAGGAAFISISCEVPIRVGGCTPLYNRGTRWKAVGQRQSRKGRAQKSVRNRSTLIEQFVYASNKRSETRKPYTLHLKFLTVPRLREY, translated from the exons ATGGGCTCAAGCAAGGGACTCCTTTTCTTACTGACGTCTATCTACGTCACTCTTATCCGACGCGAGGAAGCGCTCCTACTTCGCAACAACAAAAGCATTTTGCTCGTATCATCCTATAAAGCTGGAAAATATGAAAACGTTACTCCTCTCTGTAAACGGATAATAGGATTTCGCGTTTATCCAAAGACGCTGATCGGATTAAAATATGACgtacgttttataaaaaaaaataattatt TACGAAAGAGTAAATTGACCAAAATGGACTTGGATACAGGCCCGAACCACGTCGCGGGCGGTGCGGCGTTCATATCGATTTCTTGCGAAGTGCCGATAAGGGTTGGCGGGTGTACGCCACTTTATAACAGAGGAACGAGGTGGAAAGCGGTAGGACAGAGACAAAGTAGAAAAGGCAGGGCACAGAAGTCTGTTCGAAATCGTTCGACACTGATCGAGCAGTTCGTCTATGCATCGAATAAAAGATCGGAGACACGTAAGCCTTACACCTTGCaccttaaatttttaactgtaCCGCGGTTACGCGAATATTGA